A single region of the Actinoplanes sp. SE50/110 genome encodes:
- a CDS encoding thioesterase family protein — protein MELPEFAPGLSARVELTVTDADTAQSLGSGDVPVLATPRVLALAEAATVAATARHLPGGITTVGVRAAIDHHAPAAVGRTVTAQAALTRVDGRTLAFDVTVRDGATVIAEVRIDRAIVDRQRFIAKALGD, from the coding sequence ATGGAGCTCCCGGAGTTCGCTCCCGGCCTCAGCGCCCGGGTCGAGTTGACCGTCACCGATGCCGACACCGCCCAGTCCCTCGGGTCCGGTGACGTCCCGGTGCTGGCCACGCCCCGGGTTCTGGCGCTGGCCGAGGCCGCCACGGTCGCCGCCACCGCCCGCCACCTGCCCGGCGGCATCACCACCGTCGGCGTCCGTGCCGCGATCGACCACCACGCTCCGGCCGCCGTCGGCCGGACGGTGACCGCCCAGGCCGCACTGACCCGGGTGGACGGGCGCACGCTGGCCTTCGACGTGACGGTGCGCGACGGCGCCACCGTGATCGCCGAGGTCCGGATCGACCGCGCGATCGTCGACCGGCAGCGCTTCATCGCCAAGGCGCTCGGCGACTGA
- the acnA gene encoding aconitate hydratase AcnA, with product MKEMTVASLDTFGAKSELRVGDASYEIFEIDKVEGHDRLPYSLKILLENLLRTEDGANITADHIRALGNWDQNADPSVEIQFTPARVLMQDFTGVPCVVDLATMREAVKDLGGDATKVNPLAPAELVIDHSVIADLFGRADAFQRNVELEYQRNRERYQFLRWGQTAFNEFKVVPPGTGIVHQVNIEYLARTIMERNGQAYPDTVVGTDSHTTMVNGLGVLGWGVGGIEAEAAMLGQPVSMLIPRVVGFKLSGEAPAGTTATDLVLTITEMLRKHGVVSKFVEFYGPGVSAVPLANRATIGNMSPEYGSTVAIFPIDSQTIDYLKLTGRTEQQVALVEAYAKRQGLWLDPNAEPDYSEKLELDLSTIVPSLAGPKRPQDRVLLSAAKSAFRDALPNYAAPHGHADEASEESFPASDAPANGVDDEADKPHLFSAALGATGRTSKPTRVKGDDGVEYELDHGAVVIAAITSCTNTSNPQVMIGAALLAKKAVEKGLTRKPWVKTTLAPGSKVVSDYYDRAGLTPYLDKIGFNLVGYGCTTCIGNSGPLPEEISAAINEADLTAVSVLSGNRNFEGRINPDVKMNYLASPPLVVAYALAGSMDIDITTEPLGTGSDGKPVYLNDIWPSAQEIDEVIAQAIGAEGFSAAYQDVFAGDQQWQSLPTPTGDTFAWAGDSTYVRKPPYFEGMAAEPAPVADISGARVLAKLGDSVTTDHISPASSIKADSPAGRYLTEHGVPRAEFNSYGSRRGNHEVMIRGTFANIRLRNQLVPGVEGGFTVNHLTGEQTTIYDASVAYKEAGVPLVILAGKEYGSGSSRDWAAKGTMLLGVRAVIAESYERIHRSNLIGMGVLPLQFPQGQNAESLGLTGTETFSFEGVTGLNDGTTPRTVKVTTDTGITFDAVVRIDTPGEADYYRNGGILQYVLRKMLRG from the coding sequence GTGAAGGAGATGACGGTGGCCAGCCTCGACACCTTTGGTGCGAAGAGCGAGCTGCGCGTCGGAGACGCGAGCTACGAGATTTTCGAGATCGACAAGGTGGAGGGCCACGACCGGCTGCCCTACTCCTTGAAGATCCTCCTGGAGAACCTGCTCCGCACGGAGGACGGCGCGAACATCACCGCCGACCACATCCGCGCGCTCGGCAACTGGGACCAGAACGCCGACCCCAGCGTCGAGATCCAGTTCACCCCGGCACGGGTGCTGATGCAGGACTTCACCGGCGTCCCCTGCGTGGTCGACCTGGCCACCATGCGGGAGGCCGTCAAGGACCTGGGCGGCGACGCCACCAAGGTCAACCCCCTCGCCCCGGCCGAGCTGGTCATCGACCACTCGGTGATCGCCGACCTGTTCGGCCGTGCGGACGCCTTCCAGCGCAACGTCGAGCTGGAGTACCAGCGCAACCGCGAGCGCTACCAGTTCCTGCGCTGGGGCCAGACCGCGTTCAACGAGTTCAAGGTCGTCCCGCCGGGCACCGGCATCGTGCACCAGGTCAACATCGAGTACCTGGCGCGCACGATCATGGAGCGCAACGGCCAGGCGTACCCGGACACCGTGGTGGGCACCGACTCGCACACCACCATGGTCAACGGCCTGGGGGTGCTGGGCTGGGGCGTCGGCGGCATCGAGGCCGAGGCCGCGATGCTCGGCCAGCCGGTCAGCATGCTGATCCCGCGCGTGGTCGGCTTCAAGCTGTCCGGCGAGGCGCCGGCCGGCACCACGGCCACCGACCTGGTGCTGACCATCACCGAGATGCTGCGCAAGCACGGCGTGGTCAGCAAGTTCGTCGAGTTCTACGGCCCCGGCGTGAGCGCCGTGCCGCTGGCGAACCGGGCCACCATCGGCAACATGTCGCCGGAGTACGGCTCGACCGTCGCGATCTTCCCGATCGACTCGCAGACCATCGACTACCTCAAGCTGACCGGCCGCACCGAGCAGCAGGTCGCCCTGGTCGAGGCGTACGCCAAGCGGCAGGGCCTGTGGCTCGACCCGAACGCCGAGCCGGACTACTCGGAGAAGCTCGAGCTCGACCTCTCCACGATCGTCCCGTCGCTCGCCGGCCCGAAGCGGCCGCAGGACCGGGTGCTGCTCAGCGCGGCCAAGTCGGCGTTCCGCGACGCGCTGCCGAACTACGCCGCGCCGCACGGCCACGCCGACGAGGCCAGCGAGGAGTCCTTCCCGGCCTCCGACGCGCCGGCCAACGGCGTCGACGACGAGGCCGACAAGCCGCACCTGTTCAGTGCCGCGCTCGGCGCCACCGGCCGCACCTCCAAGCCCACCCGGGTCAAGGGCGACGACGGCGTGGAGTACGAGCTGGACCACGGCGCCGTCGTGATCGCCGCCATCACCTCCTGCACCAACACCTCGAACCCGCAGGTGATGATCGGCGCCGCGCTGCTCGCCAAGAAGGCGGTCGAGAAGGGCCTGACCCGCAAGCCGTGGGTCAAGACCACCCTCGCCCCCGGCTCCAAGGTCGTCTCCGACTACTACGACCGGGCCGGCCTCACGCCGTACCTGGACAAGATCGGTTTCAACCTGGTCGGCTACGGCTGCACCACCTGCATCGGCAACTCCGGTCCGCTGCCCGAGGAGATCTCGGCCGCGATCAACGAGGCCGACCTCACCGCGGTCTCGGTGCTCTCCGGCAACCGGAACTTCGAGGGCCGGATCAACCCGGACGTCAAGATGAACTACCTGGCGTCCCCGCCGCTGGTCGTCGCGTACGCGCTGGCCGGTTCGATGGACATCGACATCACCACCGAGCCGCTCGGCACCGGGTCGGACGGCAAGCCGGTCTACCTGAACGACATCTGGCCGTCCGCGCAGGAGATCGACGAGGTGATCGCCCAGGCGATCGGCGCCGAGGGTTTCTCCGCCGCCTACCAGGACGTCTTCGCCGGCGACCAGCAGTGGCAGTCACTGCCCACCCCGACCGGTGACACGTTCGCCTGGGCCGGAGACTCCACGTACGTCCGCAAGCCCCCGTACTTCGAGGGCATGGCCGCCGAGCCGGCGCCCGTCGCCGACATCTCGGGCGCACGGGTCCTGGCCAAGCTGGGCGACTCGGTCACCACCGACCACATCTCCCCGGCGTCCTCGATCAAGGCGGACTCCCCGGCCGGTAGGTACCTCACCGAGCACGGCGTCCCGCGCGCCGAGTTCAACAGCTACGGCTCCCGCCGCGGCAACCACGAGGTCATGATCCGCGGCACGTTCGCCAACATCCGCCTCCGCAACCAGCTGGTTCCCGGCGTCGAGGGCGGCTTCACGGTCAACCACCTGACCGGCGAGCAGACCACCATCTACGACGCCTCGGTCGCCTACAAGGAGGCCGGCGTCCCGCTGGTCATCCTGGCCGGCAAGGAGTACGGTTCCGGCTCCTCCCGCGACTGGGCCGCCAAGGGCACCATGCTCCTCGGCGTCCGCGCCGTCATCGCCGAGAGCTACGAGCGCATCCACCGCTCCAACCTGATCGGCATGGGCGTCCTGCCGCTGCAGTTCCCGCAGGGCCAGAACGCCGAGTCGCTCGGCCTGACCGGCACCGAGACGTTCTCCTTCGAGGGCGTCACCGGCCTCAACGACGGCACCACGCCGCGCACCGTCAAGGTCACCACCGACACGGGCATCACGTTCGACGCGGTCGTCCGGATCGACACGCCCGGCGAGGCGGACTACTACCGCAACGGCGGCATCCTGCAGTACGTGCTGCGCAAGATGCTGCGCGGCTGA
- a CDS encoding MoxR family ATPase — MAQPSTPETETTPEGAAPVPPAHDASQLERAMFEVKRVIVGQDRMVERMFVALLARGHCLLEGVPGVAKTLAVETLAKVVGGTFSRVQFTPDLVPADIVGTRIYRQSNEKFDVELGPVFVNFLLADEINRAPAKVQSALLEVMAEHQVSIGGKSHEVPDPFLVMATQNPIEQEGVYPLPEAQRDRFLMKIIVGYPTDAEEREIVYRMGVSAPEPKQVFTPDDLLALQRRADQVFVHNALVDYTVRLVLATRAPAQHGMPDVAQLIQYGASPRASLGIVRATRALALLRGRDYALPQDLQDVAPDILRHRLVLSYDALADDVPADQIVARIMQAVPMPSVASRQGAAPAGGTPPLPPGPPQPVGAPAFPQSGAPAFPQSGAPAFPQSGGWPHP; from the coding sequence GTGGCGCAGCCCAGCACGCCCGAGACCGAGACCACCCCGGAGGGGGCCGCCCCGGTTCCGCCGGCGCACGACGCGTCGCAGCTGGAGCGGGCGATGTTCGAGGTCAAGCGGGTCATCGTCGGCCAGGACCGGATGGTCGAGCGGATGTTCGTGGCGCTGCTGGCCCGCGGTCACTGCCTGTTGGAGGGCGTGCCCGGGGTGGCCAAGACCCTCGCGGTGGAGACCCTGGCCAAGGTGGTCGGCGGCACCTTCTCCCGGGTGCAGTTCACCCCCGACCTGGTCCCGGCCGACATCGTCGGCACCCGGATCTACCGGCAGAGCAACGAGAAGTTCGACGTCGAACTCGGCCCGGTCTTCGTCAACTTCCTGCTGGCCGACGAGATCAACCGGGCCCCGGCCAAGGTGCAGTCGGCGCTGCTCGAGGTGATGGCCGAGCACCAGGTGTCGATCGGCGGCAAGAGCCACGAGGTGCCCGACCCGTTCCTGGTGATGGCCACCCAGAACCCGATCGAGCAGGAGGGTGTCTACCCGCTGCCCGAGGCGCAGCGCGACCGCTTCCTCATGAAGATCATCGTGGGCTACCCGACCGATGCCGAGGAGCGCGAGATCGTCTACCGGATGGGGGTCAGCGCGCCGGAGCCCAAGCAGGTCTTCACCCCGGACGACCTGCTCGCCCTGCAGCGCCGCGCCGACCAGGTGTTCGTGCACAACGCGCTGGTCGACTACACGGTCCGGCTGGTGCTGGCCACTCGCGCCCCGGCCCAGCACGGCATGCCCGACGTCGCCCAACTGATCCAGTACGGCGCCTCGCCGCGCGCCTCGCTCGGCATCGTCCGCGCCACCCGGGCGCTGGCCCTGCTCCGCGGCCGGGACTACGCGCTGCCGCAGGACCTGCAGGACGTCGCGCCGGACATCCTGCGCCACCGCCTGGTGCTCAGCTACGACGCGCTCGCCGACGACGTCCCGGCCGACCAGATCGTGGCGCGGATCATGCAGGCCGTGCCGATGCCGTCGGTCGCCTCCCGGCAGGGCGCCGCGCCGGCCGGCGGCACGCCGCCGCTGCCGCCGGGCCCGCCGCAGCCGGTCGGCGCCCCGGCCTTCCCGCAGAGCGGCGCCCCGGCCTTCCCGCAGAGCGGCGCCCCGGCCTTCCCGCAGAGTGGCGGCTGGCCGCACCCGTGA
- a CDS encoding PH domain-containing protein, with translation MTATGTTTEQAGVRRRLHPLSPLLHGAKTLAVMIAALSWQTLRQLGLAHFALVVLAIAVGAVIFSAVGWWNTGYQVVARELRISDGLLWRRHRAIPLDRLQSVELRRPLLAQLTGLAELRLEVVGGNKAEAPLAYLSVREAAALRERLLSLSGSAPLPLPAVPQENLLLAVRNRQLLFSQLLTPQAFLLPIGVAWVITQFVMEGSWTFIGIASTVTAMAGVLLQPIRRVLRDWDFRLARDAGGRLLLRYGLTETRSQVVPLHRVQAVRVTWPFLWRLTGWLHLQLDVAGYHNPEHGRDSGSDRLLPVGDPAAARLLIGAVLPGVDLATLATSPPPPRVRWLHPFELRFMGVGLHPDVLVTRGGRVSREMTVVPYARLQSVRVEQGPLQRLLRVATVYADAAGGRSGVARDRDLAEAWALADELARRARHARRPGPAAVPAPAPAGGQPADDSPWQRPAPA, from the coding sequence GTGACCGCCACCGGGACCACCACGGAGCAGGCCGGGGTGCGACGCCGGCTGCACCCGCTCAGCCCGCTGCTGCACGGCGCCAAGACCCTCGCCGTGATGATCGCGGCACTCTCCTGGCAGACCCTGCGCCAGCTCGGGCTGGCCCACTTCGCGCTGGTCGTGCTCGCCATCGCGGTCGGCGCGGTGATCTTCTCAGCGGTCGGCTGGTGGAACACCGGCTATCAGGTGGTCGCCCGCGAGCTGCGGATCAGCGACGGGCTGCTGTGGCGCCGGCACCGGGCCATCCCGCTCGACCGCCTGCAGTCGGTGGAGCTGCGCCGCCCGCTGCTGGCCCAGCTCACCGGCCTGGCCGAGCTGCGCCTGGAGGTGGTCGGCGGGAACAAGGCGGAGGCCCCGCTGGCCTACCTGAGCGTGCGGGAGGCCGCGGCGCTGCGCGAGCGACTGCTGTCCCTCTCCGGGTCGGCTCCCCTCCCGCTGCCCGCGGTCCCCCAGGAGAATCTCCTTCTGGCGGTACGCAACCGGCAGCTGCTGTTCAGTCAGCTGCTCACCCCGCAGGCCTTCCTGCTGCCGATCGGCGTCGCCTGGGTGATCACCCAGTTCGTGATGGAGGGGTCGTGGACCTTCATCGGGATCGCCAGCACCGTCACCGCGATGGCCGGGGTGCTGCTCCAGCCGATCCGTCGGGTGCTGCGCGACTGGGATTTCCGGCTGGCCCGCGACGCCGGCGGCCGGCTGCTGCTGCGCTACGGCCTGACCGAGACCCGCAGCCAGGTGGTGCCGCTGCACCGGGTGCAGGCGGTCCGGGTCACCTGGCCGTTCCTGTGGCGGCTGACCGGCTGGCTGCACCTGCAGCTCGACGTCGCCGGTTATCACAACCCGGAGCACGGCCGGGACAGCGGCTCGGACCGGCTGCTCCCGGTCGGTGACCCGGCCGCCGCCCGGCTGCTGATTGGCGCCGTGCTGCCCGGCGTCGACCTGGCCACCCTGGCCACCTCCCCGCCGCCGCCGCGGGTCCGCTGGCTGCACCCGTTCGAGCTGCGCTTCATGGGCGTCGGCCTGCACCCCGACGTGCTGGTCACCCGCGGCGGCCGGGTGTCCCGGGAGATGACGGTGGTGCCGTACGCCCGGCTGCAGAGCGTCCGGGTCGAGCAGGGTCCGCTGCAGCGCCTGCTGCGGGTCGCCACGGTGTACGCGGACGCGGCCGGCGGACGCTCCGGCGTGGCCCGCGACCGTGACCTGGCCGAGGCGTGGGCGCTCGCCGACGAGCTGGCCCGCCGGGCCCGCCACGCCCGCCGTCCCGGCCCCGCCGCGGTGCCCGCCCCGGCGCCGGCCGGCGGTCAGCCGGCCGACGACTCCCCCTGGCAACGCCCGGCACCGGCCTAA
- a CDS encoding aminopeptidase P family protein translates to MAQQDGGTQPAPKTESHDPAFPEAFLAFMRTGWREDPIAVAPLPEVPNYAKRRAALSEAFPGETLIIPSGNEKVRANDTDYPFRPGSDFFYLTGDRDPDSVLILHPTASGHEAVLFTRERNSKESDRFFRDRNGELWIGRTHTLAEKSTELGLETASLGHLGSALAQSAPGRTRVLRGLDPNVDRTVLAYEPDRAKPRDRELAWVLSELKLVKDEWEIAQLQAAIDATVLGFEDVARVLPADRGVKERLLEGVFGLRARHDGNDLGYGSIVGAGAHATILHWVRNTGVTTPGELLLMDMGVEGHNFYTADVTRTVPVSGTFTPLQRQVYDIVHASQQAGMDAIRPGVLFKDVHQACMRVLAEGLHDLDLLPVSVDEAMAEDSTVYRRWTLHGFGHMLGIDVHDCANARNETYRDGPLAEGYVLTVEPGLYFQPEDELVPAELRGVGIRIEDDVVVTADGCRNLSDGLPRTSAEVESWLAAQREAGPRLPG, encoded by the coding sequence ATGGCGCAGCAGGACGGCGGCACACAGCCCGCCCCCAAGACGGAGTCCCACGACCCGGCCTTCCCGGAGGCGTTCCTGGCGTTCATGCGCACCGGTTGGCGCGAGGACCCGATCGCGGTCGCCCCGCTGCCCGAGGTGCCGAACTACGCCAAGCGCCGTGCCGCGCTCTCCGAGGCGTTCCCCGGCGAGACGCTGATCATCCCGAGCGGCAACGAGAAGGTGCGCGCCAACGACACCGACTACCCGTTCCGCCCGGGCAGCGACTTCTTCTACCTGACCGGCGACCGTGATCCGGACAGCGTGCTGATCCTGCACCCGACCGCGTCCGGCCACGAGGCGGTGCTGTTCACCCGGGAGCGCAACTCCAAGGAGAGCGACCGCTTCTTCCGCGACCGCAACGGCGAGCTGTGGATCGGCCGCACCCACACGCTCGCCGAGAAATCGACCGAGCTGGGCCTGGAGACCGCCTCGCTGGGCCACCTGGGCTCGGCGCTGGCCCAGTCCGCCCCGGGCCGCACCCGGGTGCTGCGCGGCCTCGACCCGAACGTCGACCGGACCGTGCTGGCCTACGAGCCCGACCGGGCCAAACCCCGCGACCGCGAGCTGGCCTGGGTGCTCTCCGAGCTGAAGCTGGTCAAGGACGAGTGGGAGATCGCCCAGTTGCAGGCCGCGATCGACGCCACGGTGCTCGGCTTCGAGGACGTGGCCCGGGTCCTGCCGGCCGACCGCGGGGTCAAGGAGCGGCTGCTGGAGGGCGTCTTCGGGCTGCGCGCCCGACACGACGGCAACGACCTGGGCTACGGCTCGATCGTCGGCGCCGGCGCGCACGCGACGATCCTGCACTGGGTCCGCAACACCGGCGTGACCACGCCGGGCGAGCTGCTGCTGATGGACATGGGCGTGGAGGGCCACAACTTCTACACCGCCGACGTGACCCGCACGGTCCCGGTCTCCGGCACGTTCACCCCCCTGCAGCGCCAGGTGTACGACATCGTCCACGCCTCGCAGCAGGCCGGGATGGACGCGATCCGTCCCGGTGTGCTGTTCAAGGACGTGCACCAGGCGTGCATGCGGGTGCTCGCCGAGGGTCTGCACGACCTGGACCTGCTCCCGGTCAGCGTCGACGAGGCGATGGCCGAGGACAGCACCGTCTACCGTCGGTGGACCCTGCACGGCTTCGGCCACATGCTCGGCATCGACGTGCACGACTGCGCGAACGCGCGGAACGAGACGTACCGGGACGGTCCGCTCGCCGAGGGCTACGTGCTGACCGTCGAGCCCGGGCTGTACTTCCAGCCCGAGGACGAGCTGGTCCCGGCCGAGCTGCGCGGCGTCGGCATCCGGATCGAGGACGACGTGGTGGTCACCGCGGACGGCTGCCGCAACCTGTCGGACGGCCTGCCCCGTACCTCTGCCGAGGTCGAGTCGTGGCTGGCGGCACAGCGCGAGGCCGGCCCGCGCCTGCCCGGCTGA
- a CDS encoding PH domain-containing protein: MSTPPIDALQPWPDTVQWRPVSRKLITVELLGLAVWQTVLVLGLGIAWLFLRQWGWLAGIGGVLLIGVWRAVVAIRAVRAWGYAERDNDLMVRHGLLVRTLSIVPYARMQYVDVTAGPIERAFGLATVQLHTAAAASDARVPGLPHEEAARLRDRLTTLGEDRAEGL; this comes from the coding sequence GTGAGCACGCCGCCGATCGATGCCCTGCAGCCCTGGCCGGACACGGTCCAGTGGCGCCCGGTCTCCCGCAAACTGATCACTGTGGAACTGCTCGGGCTCGCCGTCTGGCAGACGGTCCTGGTGCTCGGCCTCGGCATCGCCTGGCTGTTCCTGCGCCAGTGGGGCTGGCTGGCCGGCATCGGCGGGGTGCTGCTGATCGGCGTCTGGCGGGCCGTCGTCGCGATCCGCGCGGTCCGCGCCTGGGGATACGCCGAGCGGGACAACGACCTGATGGTCCGGCACGGACTGCTGGTCCGCACGCTGTCCATCGTCCCGTACGCCCGGATGCAGTACGTCGACGTCACCGCCGGCCCGATCGAGCGCGCCTTCGGCCTGGCCACCGTGCAGCTGCACACCGCCGCGGCGGCCAGCGACGCCCGGGTGCCCGGCCTGCCGCACGAGGAGGCGGCCCGGTTGCGCGACCGGCTCACCACCCTCGGCGAGGACCGGGCCGAGGGCCTGTGA
- a CDS encoding carbohydrate kinase produces the protein MGYAVVLGEALIDLLEAERGGELIYRQAIGGAPLNVAVAVARLGGRVEYAGTLGTDVLGDRIAAFLAEAGVGAAGVRRVAVPTTLAVTTFQGAEPAFTFYGEPPSYALLTADDLDPATLAGGDLLYTGSICLLREPFRTAARRAWADFTGLRVFDPNVRPKLLPDAAAVTALRDLVEEFFATADLVKLSSADVELLYGDADVAAAARRIRALGAGAVVVTCGARGAHIAAAGDAVLVPAPVVAAVDATGAGDSVMGALVSRLLAEGRPADAAGWRRQVRFALAVAALVCERPGGATAMPTPAEVTARWGEL, from the coding sequence ATGGGGTACGCGGTGGTGCTGGGCGAAGCGCTGATCGATCTGCTGGAGGCTGAGCGCGGCGGCGAGTTGATCTATCGGCAGGCGATCGGTGGCGCGCCGCTCAACGTGGCGGTGGCGGTGGCCCGACTCGGCGGCCGGGTGGAGTACGCCGGCACGCTCGGCACGGACGTACTCGGCGACCGGATCGCCGCCTTCCTGGCCGAGGCCGGCGTCGGTGCCGCCGGGGTGCGCCGGGTCGCGGTGCCGACCACGCTCGCGGTGACCACCTTCCAGGGCGCCGAGCCGGCGTTCACCTTCTACGGCGAGCCGCCGTCGTACGCCCTGCTCACCGCGGACGATCTGGACCCGGCCACGCTGGCCGGCGGGGACCTGCTCTACACCGGGTCGATCTGCCTGCTCCGCGAGCCGTTCCGGACGGCCGCCCGGCGGGCGTGGGCGGACTTCACCGGATTGCGGGTCTTCGATCCCAACGTACGCCCGAAGCTGCTGCCCGACGCGGCCGCCGTGACCGCCCTGCGCGACCTGGTCGAGGAGTTCTTCGCCACGGCCGACCTGGTGAAACTCAGCTCGGCCGACGTCGAGCTGCTCTACGGCGACGCCGATGTGGCCGCCGCGGCGCGGCGGATCCGGGCGCTGGGTGCCGGCGCGGTCGTGGTCACCTGCGGGGCCCGCGGCGCGCACATCGCCGCGGCCGGTGACGCGGTGCTGGTGCCGGCCCCGGTGGTGGCCGCGGTCGACGCCACCGGCGCCGGGGACTCGGTGATGGGTGCGCTGGTCAGCCGGCTGCTGGCCGAGGGCCGCCCGGCGGATGCGGCCGGCTGGCGGCGGCAGGTGCGTTTCGCGCTCGCGGTGGCCGCGCTGGTCTGCGAACGCCCGGGCGGCGCCACCGCGATGCCGACCCCGGCCGAGGTGACCGCCCGCTGGGGCGAGCTTTGA
- a CDS encoding superoxide dismutase family protein, with the protein MFRILPTVLAGLSMGMAVPAPGPAVFLPWKAGRQAITYDAALVPPGATALVEFSSTGQNLWIRLEVTGLVPGHTYGAHMHVAGCGKNPSAAGPHFQHHHAPAAAGDGDPRYANPSNEIWLDFTADAHGGAVVRREQHWMFAHEQPPRSLILHAEPTRTGPGTAGTAGARVGCLNLPFGNGTGGR; encoded by the coding sequence ATGTTCCGCATCTTGCCCACCGTCCTGGCCGGCCTCAGCATGGGGATGGCCGTCCCGGCTCCCGGGCCGGCCGTCTTCCTGCCCTGGAAAGCCGGCCGCCAGGCGATCACCTACGATGCCGCGCTGGTCCCGCCGGGCGCCACCGCCCTGGTCGAGTTCAGCTCCACCGGGCAGAACCTGTGGATCCGTCTGGAGGTCACCGGCCTGGTGCCGGGCCACACCTACGGCGCGCACATGCACGTCGCCGGCTGTGGGAAGAATCCGTCGGCGGCCGGCCCACACTTCCAGCACCACCACGCTCCGGCCGCGGCCGGCGACGGCGATCCGCGGTACGCCAACCCGTCGAACGAGATCTGGCTGGACTTCACCGCCGACGCGCACGGCGGCGCGGTGGTCCGTCGCGAGCAGCACTGGATGTTCGCCCACGAGCAGCCGCCCCGCTCGCTGATCCTGCACGCCGAGCCGACCCGGACCGGGCCGGGCACGGCCGGCACCGCCGGGGCCCGGGTCGGTTGCCTGAACCTGCCGTTCGGCAACGGCACCGGTGGGCGGTAA
- a CDS encoding DUF58 domain-containing protein: MSLPATPPPAPPEEAARAEAVLARLQLLVTRKLDGLLQGDYVGLLPGPGTEAGESREYRPGDDVRRMDWPVTARTTLPHVRRTVADRELETWMAIDLSASLDFGTAKWLKKDLVIAAATAITHLSARGGNRVGAVVGTGTGTGGDVVRMPARPGRKEAQGLLRGIARTAIRPGRTDLGALIDTLNRPPRRRGVAVVISDFLAPVDGWARPVRRLGVRHDVLAIEVVDPRELELPDVGVLALMDPETGALHEVQTADPRLRERYAAAAGEQRAAIARTLRAAGAAHLRLRTDTDWLLDMVRFVAAQRHARTRGTTR; the protein is encoded by the coding sequence GTGAGCCTGCCCGCCACGCCGCCACCGGCGCCGCCCGAGGAGGCGGCCCGAGCCGAGGCCGTGCTCGCCCGCCTGCAGCTGCTGGTCACCCGGAAACTCGACGGCCTGCTCCAGGGCGACTACGTCGGCCTGCTGCCCGGTCCGGGCACCGAGGCCGGCGAGTCCCGGGAGTACCGTCCCGGCGACGATGTGCGCCGGATGGACTGGCCGGTCACCGCCCGCACCACGCTCCCGCACGTGCGCCGCACGGTGGCCGACCGGGAGCTGGAGACGTGGATGGCGATCGACCTGTCGGCCAGCCTCGACTTCGGCACCGCCAAGTGGCTGAAGAAGGACCTGGTGATCGCCGCGGCCACCGCGATCACGCACCTGAGCGCCCGGGGCGGCAACCGGGTGGGCGCCGTGGTCGGCACCGGCACCGGCACCGGCGGCGACGTGGTGCGGATGCCGGCCCGGCCGGGCCGCAAGGAGGCGCAGGGGCTGCTGCGCGGGATCGCCCGCACCGCGATCCGGCCCGGGCGCACCGACCTGGGCGCCCTGATCGACACGCTGAACCGGCCACCCCGGCGGCGCGGTGTGGCCGTGGTGATCTCCGACTTCCTGGCCCCGGTGGACGGCTGGGCCCGCCCGGTGCGCCGGCTCGGCGTCCGGCACGACGTGCTGGCCATCGAGGTGGTCGACCCGCGGGAGCTGGAGCTGCCGGACGTCGGCGTGCTGGCCCTGATGGACCCGGAGACCGGCGCGCTGCACGAGGTGCAGACCGCCGATCCGAGACTGCGGGAGCGGTACGCGGCGGCGGCCGGCGAGCAGCGCGCCGCGATCGCCCGCACCCTGCGCGCGGCCGGCGCCGCCCACCTGCGCCTGCGCACCGACACCGACTGGCTGCTGGACATGGTCCGCTTCGTGGCCGCCCAACGACACGCACGCACCCGGGGGACCACTCGATGA